GCTAAGTGCACAGGGGTAGGCAGCGCAGAGAGGAAGCCCCCAGTGACATCCAGAAATCCAAACTATACCCCTCTGCCTGCAAGTCCCAGAAAGAGTTAATGTGCAGGAGAGTACCAGATGTTTGAAGTGAGAGCAGTtgtagtggggagggagggggtatttTTGAGTGGGGGAGCACAGCCCTCACTAACAGCCAATAGCCGAAAGACTCAAGCCCAACGCCCAGTTCTGGAAATTATTTCATGGGCTGGGGAATTGCATTTGAGTTTCTTCCCAGGGCGACTTGTCAAGGATAAGGGACAGACTCGGACACTGGGCACAGCACTGTAGAAGGTAAAGTATTGAGCTCTGGCACTTGGTGTTTCCTTCGGGAGAGACTAGCCTAGGTCACTGCAGAGGCAGTTTCTTCTTTCCATGCAGCCAGTTTCTCCTGTAGACAGGGCGTGCCCAGGGTTctaggctgtggggctgtttcagaCCCATCTTGTCGCTGTGCTGTGCGCATGTTCTCCTGTGCTGGAGACTGGTCAAGTAGGCTCCTTGGTGTGTGTTCAGACCCCAGCTGCACTAGCAAGGAGGCCAGAAGCTCAGGCCAAATGCTTTTCTTTTCTGGATTGGGTTAAGTCTGTGGTTGGTTTCTTTGTCACTGGGCTCTGCTGAATGGTTTCTCTCTCCCAACTGGCTTTCCTCAGCAGAGCTGATAAATGCAAGAAGGGCTCAAACCTCAAAGAAGAAACTCAAACTAACATGGGAAAATGTGAGGGCTGATATCAGGAGAGGGCACCTCCCAACCCTTGGCTGAAATCTCAGTGCTCTGCCTATGTCTCATCTGTCCTGGGAATGCCAGCAGTGGGGAGGTTCTGCGCAGCTGGGATTACACTCGCTGAGGGACGAACCGGTCGCTATTCTGGTTACACTTTTTGTAGCTGGAAAGCACAACATCACTCCTCAGTTAATTCAGCCTCTCACAGTATGTGAGTATAGCCTGATCCCCTTGAGAGcaatatgtggggggggggaccctTGGTCCAAGCCACAGTGTAGGTGAATGAGTCTGTTCTGCCTTAGCCAATGGCAGCTCCCTTTTTCTAGGAGCTTCGCTGCATACTCTTCACTATGCCCATTATTATCTGCTTAGGAATTCTCATCTCCTTCCCGTGAGCCATCTCTCTGCTGCCTTCTCAGTGACGGAGGAAATCATGTGTTTTACACCTTCCTCTCTGCATGGTCTGTCCTGAAGAGCAATGCAGGGTCAACAGCGTCTCTGCAGAATCTAAGCTgtcattttaacagcattaagtGCCTGTCCTTTCAGTTGTGGAGGACCTTTCTGAGCATCACCCCTGCCAGGTGCTCAGAATTTCTGCAGACAGGCAGTCACAAAGTGGGTAAATCCATACTTGCTGTCAGGGACTTACACCTAGGAGGGCTTCAGCCTAACAGCTCTGGGATGTGTCACTGACGCCCATTCATCTCAGCAGTGTGTTAATTCTGAAGGCCAGTGATGACCACGAAAATGACAAGGTTGCAAATTCCCAACTTGCGGCTTTAGCAGAAACCTGCCTCTCCTgtggggctgtgggtggagcTGGGGTGAAGTAGCATCTTTATTCCTGTTCTCCTGTGGCAAGGtctcatttagggtgaccagatgtcccgatttaatagggacagtcctgatatttggggctttgtcttatatagacacctgttatcccccactcccgtcccgatttttcacactggtGTGTGGTCACCTTAGTCTCATTATTATGTGGGTTGGCTTTCCTCAtctgtttctttcctctctcttccttccccatccccactctctctgcctccctctcccttccagccAGTCTGTTGGCACTGCTGATCTAGGACCTGGGATTAGGGATTGATATGTAAGGCCCAGTGACCATCAAAGGCCTAACTTCAAAGGCCTAACTTTTGGACCCTCAAGCAGCAACTGCCCTTTGTATCTTGTATCGGGCAGAGCTCACAGCTGGTGCATAACAAATAATGCACAACAATGGCTAACTCTGGGGAGTGCCCTTTCTCTCGGGCAGATCTCAGAATGGACTCTTACCTGATCCAAATGAACGGCAATAGCGATGTCCATGTACATAGAAATGGGAACAGCCCCTCCCTGAGGAAGGTGAAAGGCCGGAAGCCTAGATGGGCAGTCCGGGCCTCTGAGATGTCCAAGAAGACTTTCAATCCCATCCGAGCCATCGTGGACACTATGAAAGTGGAACCGAACCCAAACAAGCCCATGATCTCCTTGTCCCTAGGTGAGTACTGGGAAATACACTGGGTGGTAGCTGAAGAGATGTGGTACTGAGGGCCCCTGATCTGAGCTGCAGCCGAGGGGTCTTTGGAGCATTAGGGAGGGACAATGTGCTGTTTACAGCTTCATCATTAAAGGATATGAGAAAAAAGGATTTTGCTGTTTGCCATTCCCTAAAAGGTGATCCAACGGTGTTTGGAAACCTTCCCACTGATGATGAGGTCACCCAGGCTGTGAAGGAGGCCCTGGACTCAGGGAACTACAATGGATACGCTCCTTCAGTCGGTAAGGATTCCTCTTCGGAGGGCAGTGTCCTAGCCCAGCTTGTGCACAGGAGGACAGGGCTGAGCCAGGGGATCTAGACAGATGTCCTGTTACATCTTTCTGATTGGCACAGACTCACTCCGATACTCTTCTGGCCTGTGTGTGCCCATGCACACCAGTGAGCAGCAGGGCCTTTGAACAGGTTGGAGGCCTGATTTGCTCATGGAGGAGATGTGCTGCTTTGTCCCGGTCATTACGTGGCTATTGTTCTGGGAAAAGGCTGGGACAGACACAATTCTGCTATCTGGATAGGTATCCTCACAGTAGTGTGATGCGGGGAAGGCATTGCATCCTCATTCTGCTCCATATCTTGTCACTTTGGCTAGCTGTTTTAGTCCCATTCTTCACAGGAAAGTGCTTCAAACAATCATTCAAGACCCACGAGATGCCAAATCCATCCCTGTTGTGACCCCATAGACGCTGAGAATGTCCCTGCAGAGTGAGAGCCCTGGAGCAGAGCAAAGATTGCTGCATTCCCACACAGTTTTGTTCTTGATATAATTACGCACTTTCCACACCATGCTGGCTTGGCCAGGGAGGTTGTAGACTCAGTTTACCGACGGAGTTAACTTGGGCTGTGGGGACTGGGCATGGGGCATTAATTCAGGGGCAGGGGGACTTTGCATTGGAGCAGGCCCTTATCTGTGCTGTAAAGCCTGCACTTCCCAGGCCTGCTCTGGGGCCAGGATGTCACTCACCTgccctgggtgctgaaagctgcTGGTTCAGTGATGGAACATGATGCTTGTGTCAGGGTCCACTGACCTTGTCTTTTGTTTCCTTCGGAATTCAGATGAATTCCATCCTGCCCTGGGGTTTATTCCTCTGGAGACCCCTCTTTGTGCGGTGTGGTCTCTGTCCCATGCCTCTGGCGGTTCCTGCACAGAATGGGGAAATCCGGTAAAACCACCGTCACTCCATATTCCATCCTTCTCTCCCAAGGGTACCAGTCTTGCCGGCAGGTGGTTGCTGCGTATTATAGCTGCCCTGAAGCACCTCTGGAAGCTCAGGTAATGAAGCCTTCCTGGCAAGAGTCCTCACTGGAGAATGAACATGCTCCTTGGTGCTAGCAACAAACTAGACAGTGCAGCACGGTGGGGCCCCAACTGTGCTTTTCTCACACCTTGTCTCTATCCAAGGAGAGAGCAAGATGGCTGGACATGATCCATTTCCAAAGTGACCTTATCTGGCTTTCTGCCCCAATCCTGGGGCCTGCCTGTCACCcattcctggctttctaatctggTGGGTTTGAGCTCCCCAGAAGCCAGCAGTGGTTGCTGCTGTCTGTTTAGCTTCTTCCAGGCCCTTTTAGCCAAGAAGCTCTTACTCCCAGTTCAGCTGTCAGTGACTGCTTTGGAATTTCTCAGAGCAGCCTTTGGTTGCATTCAAAGAGCTCATTCTTGTTTGCTGTCTGCAGGACGTTATCCTGACGAGTGGCTGCAGCCAGGCTATCGAACTTGCATTAGCAGTGCTGGCTAATCCAGGGCAGAACATCCTGGTGCCAAGACCTGGCTTCTCTCTCTACAAGACCCTTGCACTCTCCATGGGGATTGAGGTCAAATTCTACAACCTCTTGGTAAGGCAGTTAGGAGCGGAATGCTGCAGCCCCCTCTAGAGAGCTTCCAGGGATCTCTTACCCTCCTCATAAGAAAAGAGAGGAAGGCATGAAGTGCCAAAGCCAAATAAGCTGCTGCCAGAGCCTATCAGCCCAGCCCTTCTCATGGGCCTTCGGCTTTCCATGGTGGCCATGCTCCCCGAGGCCCCTGTATAAGTTATGCCTTCTCACAGGAAGGAAGAAATGCCGGTGCCTTTCATTAGGCGCAAAGCACAGCTATGTCTGCGTGGTCTTTGCCCTGCACATGGCCACACATGCTTCACATCCTGCAcctggcctagggtgaccagatgtcccgattttatagggacagtcccgatttttgggtctttttcttatataggctcctgttactgcccccccgtcccaatttttcacacttgctgtctggtcaccctagtctggcCGGACCCTCGTGTCTCACTCCGGGCCTGGACTCCtagtccctcagcctgtgcccctCTCCTCATTCTGTGCCTGGCCCTTCTGCACTTCATCCCCAtgcctggtgcccagcccccagctggaTCCTTACTCCATACCTTATTCTTCATCTTCACGCACccgctcctctcctcctcctcactagCCTGAGAAAGCCTGGGAAATTGACTTGAAGCACTTGGAGTCGCTGGTGGATGAGAAGACGGCCTGTCTCATTGTGAACAACCCTTCTAACCCCTGCGGCTCTGTATTCAGCAAGAGCCATCTCCAGAAAATCCTGGCCGGTGAGTCTCTGAGCACTAAGCCAGAGCAGGGCTGTCGTTTGCTGCCTTGCCCTATCCTCTGCTTATCTGTTTCAGTCTAATTATGGTGAGCTCTATGGCAGGACCTGACCTATTATGTTGGTGCTACAGAAATAACAATACCAGGGCTTGGAGGATTCACCCCACGCTCTGTGACTTACCCTGTTCCCAGGGCCTTTGGGACAACCCTGCACAGAGTCAGCATGGCCAGGGAAGGGATGCAGGATGAGAGGTCCTAGGGTCTATCCCTAACCCACTATGTGGCTCTTCTCTGGCTGTATAATGGGGATTGTGCTCCTGATCCACCTCTCAGAATCCATGCTGGGAAAGCCTTCAACATTATGATTAGTGGATCAGTGATGTCTGTCCCAGGCCTGGGGTCAGAGCAGGCATAGGCCCTGCAAGTCTACCCCTGGGAAGGATTGTTCCTAACAATGTATTCTCTAATGCTTTGTCCACTGGTTTGCATGTCCGAAACAAGGAATATGGAGACCCTCTGTGGGTGGATTGTGGTCTATTCTGTAGGGCTAGGGGAGAGCCCATGCCTGGCCTCTGTAGGATGAGGGTGGGTCTGCACCCTGTAGGGAAACAAGGCAGCCAGTTTCAGTGTTTACTTCTCTCCCCCAGTGGCCTCGAGACAATGTGTCCCCATCCTAGCTGATGAAATCTATGGAGACATGGTGAGTGCCTGTCCTTGCCATGCACAAACTGCACCCAGAGCCTGGGTCTTTGGCTTCTCACTATACACTTGCCCTTTGGTAGCAGGGTTTAAGAGTAACTAGCCCCAGACAAGAGCCTTAGCTATTAGTCCTGCTGCCTTTGAGAACAACCATGTACTGTACTTGCAGCTCCCTGGTCCTGTCTGCCCAGCTGTCCCCTGGCAGGGCATCTCGTGTCTGGTACTCTCCTTTCCTCTGGGTGAAGCAAACTCAGAGCTGCAAGCACTCACACTCTTGTGTGCATTTCTGTGCTTGTGTCTCCCATCCAGGGGCCCCTGTGATCCCTTAATTAGGATCAGATGTGCAGAGTCTGGCTCTTTGCACTGCACATGAATTCCCCCTTGAAGCAGCCCTACAGCTCCCCCAAACCTGCTCTCTGCACCGTCTGTTTCATTCCAGAGTCTCACTGCTCATCTGCTTTGATATCCCTGCCAGTGAATTAATGAGTCAACctcctgccctcccagagctcctCTGTCTCTCACAGGGAATTGGCAAGGAGAGGGTGGCTGCTAATGCATCCTCCTGTCTCACAGGTGTTTGCAGAGTGCAAGTATGAGCCCATTGCAACTCTCAGCACCAACGTGCCGATCCTGTCCTGTGGAGGCCTGGCCAAGCGATGGCTGGTCCCAGGCTGGAGGATGGGATGGATCCTGGTTAATGATCGGAGAGACATCTTTGGGAAGGAGGTGAGGAATGTTGTCTGGTGGCCTTCTCGATGCCAGCAATAGCGCCATACGCTAAATGTGCACAGTCTGCAGGCAACTTCccctgcacatgcacacaccacTGCCTTTCACTCAGGCACAGGCAAGCACGCTTCCTCCTGCTCACGCATGCTCCCTTGCAGGCTCACACGCACATGCCCTCGTGTTCCTGCCTGCTGCTTCATGCACACATGCTGCCTTCTCTTCACAATTGCCAACTTTCacacagtaaataagcaccccaactttcacagtagccaaaaatcaagctaatcccatttcaaaacaaggcccaaacaagccagtccctaagaaccccaacactctatgtgattAGATACCCCTCACGTGCAGTCTgagactgtggtgggcccgctgagcacccctgactctctccccccttgcctctgtttgttaGGAGCTGATCAATAAAAAGAAGCAACAaactacaagccaaacaagcaactCTCAAgctaattaagccaaaaacaagcctaatttctgtgattttttccgcaggtttggcatgtctgcttctGAGTCACTTCACCTGCTAAGCCCACTCCAGACCTCCCACAGAGGCCCAGTTCTTCCTTGCCCCTGTGCATGAACCCCAGCCATTGCCACTCCGATCCTGCACTCACTCTTGGGACTGGTGGAAATGATGCCCCAAAGCTCAGGGCAACCatgaatctggccctgagctgcTTTTGTGCATGCCCTGCAGATATGAGAGGGAATAACCTCTGCCCATCCCATTCTCCCCTCTCTAACCGCAGCTGAACTTGATGCCCATATCTCATCCCTGCTGTTAGATCCCCTGTGTTCACCAGTGCTTTCACCTGAAACTAAATAAATTCCTGTTTTgggcacaaggggaaaaaaaaggcacttTGGAGGCGAAGGGTTTTGCTTTCCTCTCGCAGGCAGGCCCTGTTTCCCCTACAGGAATAACACAAAGTCGTGCTGCCCCTTGTGGTTCCTATCTGCTCCTAATGTGGTTTCTCCTTATTGGTGGGAACAAGATAGCAGGTGATGGTGCAGCCTGAGCTTTGACTGTTTAGTCATTTATTGATTTGTGGCCTGATGATGCCCCATAGAGCTGGGAGCTTTCCACAGACCAGGGGCACCCAAGCGCTCAGAAAGGGCAGCAGTGTGGTATCATCTGTCCCCGGCTGGCCAAGGTGCAGTATCCAGTTGTGATTAAACAGAATAGAAATGAGCAGAGTGAGCCAAAGACTGCATCACAACAGATACTGGTTTGCAAAGCCTCTGGCTTGGGTTTGCCTCAGGCGAGTCCCAGCCCTTTGGTGTTGGTGCATTTGGTTGGGAAACCCTGACACTTGTGTGCACAGTTCAGTCAAATCCACAGTCAGTGACAATGGATTCTCAGGCACAAAGGATTCAGAGATTCGGGGGGTGGGTGTGTACAAGCCTCAGCCCCAGACTACTTCAGAGAAGCCTAGGAGCTACTCTAGCATATCAGACATTCTCTGGTAACAGGAAACTCCAGCTAGTGAACTCTGGCTGCTTCCTGGCCCCTTTGTACCGTAAGAGTGGTGTGAAAGGGCTGAATCCTAGCTAAGGATTTGGGACCAGTTCTGGCCCTCAAACACAGCTAGTGCCTTCATAGATAGTCTGCAGATACCTGCGATACAGACCCCAGATAATGGGACTGGCTCCGGAATGCTTTACAAAGTTTGAAAAAACACCCCTTGTCCAATTGTGAGCATGTTTGATCCTATGAACAGCTAGAAATGCTAGCATCAGGGTGAGagcattttcctttccttcatgAGTGTGCGATCTTTGAGGTCAGAGTGTCATCTGTGTTTCAGATCAGGGATGGCCTTGTAAGCTTGAGTCAAAGGATCCTGGGACCCTGCACAATTGTCCAGGGGGCACTGGAACACATCATCCACCGAACACCCCCAGAGTTTTACCACAACACCCTCAGCTTCCTCAAGGTATCCCCCCCCCGAGAGACAGGTATTTAGAGTGAGAGGGGACCAGTCAAACAGGACTATAAATCGTCACAGTGGTGTCTCACTAGGGACCTCATCTTCCCATGTCCACTCTCTCCCAGCAAGAGGCaatggagggagcaggggaggagtgCTGGTAGTGGGGGGAGCTCCTGGTTACTGTAGTCCtgacctctcccagcaggggtcgctgccaggagggggcaggagtgccAGCTGTGGGGAACTCTTGACAATCCAGTCATAGCACTGCCAGCCAGGAGGTGCTGTAGGAAGAAATGCTGGTGGTGGGGTGGCGGGATGTCTACAGTGATTTGCTGAGATCAGCTCAGTCACCTCGAATGCAGTCAAGGCTGTTAACATCTGTCCTGTTTGCATTAGATGCCCCTTTATTTGCAGTGGGGGACTTGTCTTGGGTTTTGGCTGAGAATTTGTCTCCAATTTGCTGAGCTGCTTCCTGGAACGTCTCGAGTCCTGAActctctcctctctgcctttCAGTCCAATGCTGACCTTTGCTACGCTGCCTTGTCTGCAGTCTCTGGACTCCAGCCCATCCAGCCCTCGGGGGCCATGTACCTCATGGTAAGTGAGGCGCTAATGTGCCATTTTCAGAGCATTGCTGTTTGCTCAGTGTGTGCTGGATCCTGTTGCCCTGCCCAGTGTCTGCCTTGTCTGCTTAAAATGTGAGTTGTTCAGGGAAGggcctgtctcttactgtgtctgggcagtgcccagcacagtggggccctgatctcagctggggcagggcctgtctcttactgtgtcaGGACAGTAGGgggaccagatgagagggagaaaatattgggacacatggagggaggggggggaagggtctggcagtagagcaaaaaaaaaaaaaaaaaagacgagtgctgccagcagagcagcaatacataaataaatagatagataaatagataaataaggTAAGCACTGCCGGCGGAACAAAATCTCAGGACAAGTTGCATCTCGACCAAAGATCGGTTGGAAcatgggacaaacacctaaatatcgggacagtctcgattttattaggatgtctgatcaccctactgggcagcgcccagcacagtggggccccattCTTCAGAGAGTCCTAGAGTGTAAGGCCAGGGGGGACCACGGtgtcatttagtctgacctcctgggtaGCACAGCTCAGAGAATTCCACCCAGCTACCCCTCTggtgagcccagtaacttgtgtctAGCTAACGCAAATTGTCCAGAAAGGCACTGGTCTGGAGCTGAAGACGTTAAGAGATGGAGGATCACTACTTCCCTTGGCTGTTTGGTCCAATGGTTGATCACCCTCACAGTTAAAAAacattgtgccttatttctaatgtgAATGTGTccggctttaacttccagctgcTGATTCTCATTATTCTTTTGTCTGCAAGAAGAGTCAAAAGCCCTTTAGTACTtgttattttctccctgtgaagataCTGGTGTCCTGTAAACAAGTAATCTCTTAATCTTCTTTATGAGAAGCTAAACGAATCAACCTCTTTATGTCTCTAACTGTAaaacattttctccagcccttgaatcatttttatggctcttgtctgcaccctctccagttttgCAGTATCCTTTTTAAAAGGTGGGCACGAGAACTGCTTCACGGTATTCTAGCatcagtctcaccaatgctgcATACAGAGAAAAAATCACCTCCCTTCTGTTCACTTATTCATACGCCCAAGGAGTGCATTGGCCCTTTTTGCCGCAGCatctcactgggagctcatgtggaGTTGTTTGTCCACTATCCCCTCTAAAT
This Gopherus evgoodei ecotype Sinaloan lineage chromosome 12, rGopEvg1_v1.p, whole genome shotgun sequence DNA region includes the following protein-coding sequences:
- the TAT gene encoding tyrosine aminotransferase; its protein translation is MDSYLIQMNGNSDVHVHRNGNSPSLRKVKGRKPRWAVRASEMSKKTFNPIRAIVDTMKVEPNPNKPMISLSLGDPTVFGNLPTDDEVTQAVKEALDSGNYNGYAPSVGYQSCRQVVAAYYSCPEAPLEAQDVILTSGCSQAIELALAVLANPGQNILVPRPGFSLYKTLALSMGIEVKFYNLLPEKAWEIDLKHLESLVDEKTACLIVNNPSNPCGSVFSKSHLQKILAVASRQCVPILADEIYGDMVFAECKYEPIATLSTNVPILSCGGLAKRWLVPGWRMGWILVNDRRDIFGKEIRDGLVSLSQRILGPCTIVQGALEHIIHRTPPEFYHNTLSFLKSNADLCYAALSAVSGLQPIQPSGAMYLMVGIEMEHFPKFENDMEFTKQLISEQSVFCLPASCFEYPNFFRVVLTVPEELMVEACSRIQEFCERHYQGSEGAQDLECDK